Below is a window of Natronorubrum halophilum DNA.
AACAGCAGACCTCCGGTGGGGACACGCAGATGACGCTGCACGACGGTACGAACGTCCTCCTCGAGGATGCAAGCGACTACAACACGAACGACTCGGTCGTCGTCGACAACGAGGACAAGTCGATCGTCGCCCACTTCCCGTTCGAAGAGGGCGCACTCGTAACGGCCGTCCGTGGCAACCACGGCGGCAAGATCGGTGAGATCGACGCGATCGACATCACCCCTGGCAGCGGCCCGAACACCATCGGCGTCTCGATGGACGACGACGACGGGTTCGAAACCATTCAGGAGTACGTTGTCGTCATCGACGAGAACTTCACAGGCGACGAAGGTGATGACGAATGAGCGAAGCTGAGGCCGGCGAGTTCCACGAGATGCGTAAGCCACGCGTCGAGAAAGTCGTCGTCCACATGGGCGTCGGCCGCGGTGGCCGCGAACTCGGGAAGGCCGAGGACATCATCGAGAAGGTCACGAGTCAGGAGAGCGTCCGTACGCAGGCCAAGCGGACCGAACCCGACTTCGGCATTCGTCAGGGCGATCCGATCGGCGCGAAGGTCACCCTTCGCGGCGAGGACGCCGCCGCGTTCCTCGAGACGGCACTGCCGCTCGCGAACCTCTCTGCGAGCCAGTTCGACAACACTGGCAATTTCAGCTTCGGCATCGAGGAACACACGGCGTTCCCGAGCCAGGAGTACGACCCGAACGTCGGGATCTACGG
It encodes the following:
- a CDS encoding 50S ribosomal protein L5; amino-acid sequence: MSEAEAGEFHEMRKPRVEKVVVHMGVGRGGRELGKAEDIIEKVTSQESVRTQAKRTEPDFGIRQGDPIGAKVTLRGEDAAAFLETALPLANLSASQFDNTGNFSFGIEEHTAFPSQEYDPNVGIYGMDVTVNLVRPGYRVAKRDKANRSIPSSHRLTPEDAIAYLEANFDVSVEDSDE